One genomic region from Amaranthus tricolor cultivar Red isolate AtriRed21 chromosome 12, ASM2621246v1, whole genome shotgun sequence encodes:
- the LOC130828587 gene encoding uncharacterized protein LOC130828587, which translates to MRVDEFSLDKKTSKCGGIKEVGEALKVMGRTKAVGPANIPIEVYENYRGIKLLSHTTKLWERVIERRIRQETRIRENQFGFMPGRSTTEAIHLLRRVVEKHRERNKDLHMSIDSHSDTGGIIESFPIKVRLHQNDIILVAEIKEEANSKFEEWRAVLEGRGGRELIGEPEVTIGGDVVACTSKFKYLGSVIQSDGEIDGDVTYRI; encoded by the exons ATGAGGGTAGACGAGTTCTCTTTAGACAAGAAGACATCAAAGTGCGGTGGTATCA AggaagtaggagaagctctTAAAGTGATGGGGAGAACAAAGGCAGTTGGACCGGCTAACATTCCGATTGAG GTTTACGAGAACTATAGAGgaatcaaacttctaagccacacaacgaaactgtgggaaagagtgattgaAAGAAGAATTAGACAAGAGACGaggattagagagaaccaattcggctTTATGCCAGGAAGATCAACGACAGAGGCTATTCATCTTTTGAGGAGAGTGGTGGAAAAGCATAGGGAGCGAAATAAGgatttgcatatg agtATCGACTCACATTCAGACACTGGTGGTATAATAGAGTCCTTCCCAATTAAAGTGAGACTACATCAGA ATGATATCATTTTGGTCGCAGAAATTAAGGAGGAGGCTAATAGTAAATTCGAAGAGTGGAGGGCAGTCTTAGAGGGTAGAGG TGGGAGAGAATTGATAGGTGAGCCAGAGGTGACCATAGGGGGAGACGTTGTTGCATGCACatccaagttcaaatatttgggatcggtAATCCAGAgtgatggggagattgatggagatgtTACTTATCGCATATAA
- the LOC130796715 gene encoding NAC domain containing protein 52-like, translated as MGTEPPPPPPPLPPPPTPATATSLAPGFRFHPTDQELVGYYLKRKICGKSIRFDAISETDIYKSEPWDLPALSKLKSRDNEWYFFGVQDRKYVNGSRVNRATGKGYWKATGNDRPIVHNFRTIGMKKTLVFYSGRAPCGKRTNWVMHEYRLTDEELAKTGVVLDAYLLCKILKKSGPGFKPGEQYGPFVEEEWEKDSSTLVPGEEGDDEALCNDDARVEESTHSMNNESAAVTSCGLSTEVQNIPPLCKIERAEGCAVDPEALSLGLNKRFKPNEADTCHSNVSEISTTLTQGPCSSSTGNTKFSCRLLDFPLLESVEPKECPSPPLANAIDINVPPSYLKLFEDLRNEIYRTSIEKESLKIEVMSARTMINILQTKVDHLTKENEDLKKSDL; from the exons ATGGGTACAGAACCTCCGCCTCCGCCTCCGCCACTTCCGCCTCCTCCCACTCCAGCTACGGCTACTTCTCTTGCTCCTGGCTTTAGATTCCACCCTACTGATCAGGAGCTTGTGGGTTATTATCTTAAACGCAAAATCTGTGGCAAATCTATCCGTTTTGATGCTATTTCTGAGACTGATATTTATAAGTCTGAGCCTTGGGACTTACCAG CTTTGTCAAAGCTGAAGAGCCGAGACAATGAGTGGTATTTTTTTGGTGTACAAGATAGAAAGTATGTTAATGGTTCAAGAGTGAATCGAGCAACTGGCAAAGGTTACTGGAAAGCCACGGGAAATGATCGACCGATTGTACACAACTTCCGTACAATTGGTATGAAGAAGACTCTTGTCTTTTACAGTGGACGAGCTCCATGTGGGAAGCGAACTAATTGGGTCATGCATGAATATAGATTAACGGACGAGGAGCTTGCCAAAACTGGTGTTGTGTTG GATGCATatttattatgtaaaattttgaAGAAAAGTGGTCCCGGATTCAAACCCGGGGAGCAATATGGACCCTTTGTGGAGGAGGAATGGGAGAAGGATTCGTCTACTCTTGTCCCAGGAGAAGAGGGTGATGATGAGGCACTATGTAATGATGATGCACGTGTGGAG GAATCTACAcattcaatgaataatgaatctGCAGCGGTTACAAGCTGTGGGCTTTCAACTGAGGTTCAAAATATTCCGCCTCTTTGCAAGATAGAAAGGGCAGAAGGTTGTGCAGTTGATCCAGAAGCACTGTCTCTGGGTCTAAATAAACGTTTTAAGCCGAATGAAGCAGACACATGTCACTCTAATGTTTCAGAGATCTCGACCACATTAACACAGGGACCCTGCTCATCATCTACAGGGAACACGAAATTCTCGTGTCGGCTTTTAGATTTCCCATTGTTGGAGTCTGTAGAACCAAAAGAGTGTCCCTCCCCTCCTTTGGCCAATGCCATCGATATTAATGTCCCTCCGAGCTATTTGAAACTCTTTGAAGACCTGCGTAATGAAATCTATAGAACTTCGATTGAGAAAGAGTCTTTGAAGATTGAAGTGATGAGCGCGAGAACCATGATTAACATTCTTCAGACAAAAGTTGATCATCTGACCAAGGAAAACGAGGACTTGAAGAAGAGCGACTTGTAG